Proteins from a single region of Shinella zoogloeoides:
- a CDS encoding ribonuclease — MKTKAALCFRCLFSFLSACLCLLAAPAFAGTEAAPAGAAREILSVSWQPGYCAARPKSRGCADFSAAGPAAKRFSLHSRFQIRNSYCGVEADLQQRARKGKWTELPEITLASGTRERLLAAMPAARIGLDRRQWLKSGSCLATSAEAYYSRSLDLLDQLNASPLPALFSGKAGGVMTLAEVRAAFDAAFGPGAGERVRLACRKTAGQPVVIGLTIGLAAGEGTLSALIGGAVPVKSRCTEGIAAVAGAR, encoded by the coding sequence ATGAAGACGAAAGCTGCCTTGTGCTTCCGTTGCCTGTTTTCCTTTCTTTCTGCCTGCCTCTGCCTGCTGGCGGCACCCGCCTTCGCCGGCACGGAGGCCGCGCCCGCCGGCGCCGCGCGCGAAATCCTCTCCGTAAGCTGGCAGCCGGGCTATTGCGCGGCGCGGCCGAAGAGCCGGGGCTGCGCGGACTTTTCCGCTGCCGGGCCGGCAGCGAAGCGGTTCTCGCTGCACAGCCGCTTCCAGATCCGCAACAGCTATTGTGGGGTCGAGGCCGACCTTCAGCAGCGGGCGCGCAAGGGAAAATGGACGGAACTGCCTGAAATCACGCTCGCCTCGGGCACGCGGGAGCGCCTTCTGGCCGCCATGCCCGCAGCCCGCATCGGACTCGACCGGCGGCAATGGCTGAAAAGCGGCAGTTGCCTCGCCACCTCGGCGGAAGCCTATTACAGCCGCTCGCTGGACCTGCTCGACCAGCTCAATGCCTCGCCTCTCCCCGCGCTCTTTTCCGGGAAAGCCGGCGGCGTCATGACGCTCGCCGAAGTCCGCGCCGCCTTCGACGCGGCCTTCGGTCCCGGCGCAGGGGAACGCGTGCGCCTCGCCTGCCGCAAGACGGCCGGCCAGCCCGTCGTGATCGGCCTCACCATCGGCCTTGCGGCGGGCGAGGGGACGCTGTCGGCGCTGATAGGCGGCGCGGTCCCGGTAAAATCCCGCTGCACCGAGGGTATCGCTGCCGTGGCGGGCGCGCGATGA
- a CDS encoding alpha/beta fold hydrolase has product MFSQAETLKSPSGAALALRHEPARGEARGILLLSHGLAEHSARYAPFADRMAAEGFHVYAHDHRGHGHTTAPDAPLGQFAPRGGIHRVIEDMRAVRDLAVGRHPGLPVVLFGHSMGGLMALAFAQAHPADIDALAVWNSNLEPGPAGRLAQVVLAGERMLKGSDVPSGILPRLTFGAWGKSIAGRRTQFDWLSHDAAQVDAYIADPLCGFDVNVSMWIDIFAVTFADASSEGIARLPKVLPIHLAGGDEDPATDRGRATLAFSQRLKKSRLEDVTTIVYRGMRHETLNESPALRDPAIDAFAGWCRRVVEQKRRPPDPS; this is encoded by the coding sequence GTGTTTTCACAGGCCGAGACGCTGAAAAGCCCGAGCGGGGCGGCGCTTGCGCTGCGGCACGAGCCGGCGCGCGGAGAGGCGCGCGGCATCCTTCTTCTCAGCCACGGCCTTGCCGAGCATAGCGCGCGCTACGCCCCCTTCGCCGACCGCATGGCGGCGGAGGGTTTTCACGTCTATGCGCATGACCATCGCGGCCATGGCCATACGACAGCGCCGGATGCGCCGCTCGGCCAGTTCGCGCCGCGCGGCGGCATCCATCGCGTCATCGAGGACATGCGCGCGGTGCGCGACCTTGCCGTGGGCCGGCACCCCGGCCTGCCGGTGGTGCTGTTCGGCCATTCGATGGGCGGCCTCATGGCGCTTGCCTTCGCGCAGGCCCATCCCGCCGATATCGACGCGCTCGCCGTGTGGAATTCCAATCTCGAGCCGGGTCCCGCCGGACGGCTGGCGCAGGTCGTGCTGGCCGGCGAGCGGATGCTGAAGGGATCGGACGTGCCGAGCGGCATCCTGCCCAGGCTCACCTTCGGGGCCTGGGGAAAATCCATCGCCGGCCGACGGACGCAGTTCGACTGGCTGTCGCACGATGCGGCGCAGGTGGACGCCTATATCGCCGATCCGCTCTGCGGCTTCGACGTCAATGTCTCCATGTGGATCGATATCTTCGCCGTCACCTTCGCCGATGCTTCGTCGGAAGGGATCGCGCGCCTGCCGAAGGTGCTGCCGATCCACCTTGCCGGCGGCGACGAGGATCCGGCGACCGATCGCGGCCGGGCGACCCTCGCCTTTTCGCAAAGGCTCAAGAAATCGAGGCTTGAGGACGTGACCACGATCGTCTATCGCGGCATGCGTCACGAAACGCTGAACGAAAGCCCGGCGCTGCGCGATCCCGCCATCGACGCCTTTGCCGGCTGGTGCCGCCGGGTTGTCGAGCAAAAGCGCCGGCCGCCGGACCCATCATGA
- a CDS encoding DMT family transporter — translation MSTTTITPLRNEVSLGLAFMVLSVLISPIIDIFAKLAVTSVPATEITFVRLLFQMTVLGPICLMRGTLLDVTWKKMGLHAARGLLMAITMISFVTPLAVMEVADAIAIFFVEPIILTILGSIFLKETIGWRRYTACGVGFFGSLLVIQPSLQEVGLIALLPVVAAFSLALFFLLTRLVAQKEDPWSMQFYAGLWGAVIAGLLLVVGSFAGISFLTPVVPDMQNTLYIAGAAVAATIAGVLGVYAYRSAPASTLAPLQYLEIVSATIFGWWVFGDLPDPLKWLGIAIIISSGLYVIWRERQVGKTATIQPESTPI, via the coding sequence ATGAGCACGACCACTATAACGCCGCTGCGCAACGAAGTCAGCCTCGGGCTTGCCTTCATGGTCCTGTCGGTGCTCATCTCGCCGATCATCGATATCTTCGCCAAACTCGCCGTCACCTCCGTTCCCGCGACGGAGATCACCTTCGTGCGCCTGCTTTTCCAGATGACGGTGCTGGGGCCGATCTGCCTGATGCGCGGCACGCTGCTGGACGTGACATGGAAGAAGATGGGGCTTCACGCCGCCCGCGGCCTGCTGATGGCCATCACCATGATCAGCTTCGTCACGCCGCTCGCCGTGATGGAGGTGGCCGACGCCATCGCCATTTTCTTCGTCGAGCCGATCATCCTCACCATCCTCGGCTCCATCTTCCTGAAGGAGACCATCGGCTGGCGGCGCTATACGGCCTGCGGCGTCGGCTTCTTCGGCTCGCTGCTCGTCATCCAGCCGAGCCTGCAGGAAGTGGGCCTCATCGCCCTCCTGCCGGTCGTCGCCGCCTTCTCGCTGGCGCTCTTCTTCCTGCTCACCCGCCTCGTGGCGCAGAAGGAAGACCCGTGGTCCATGCAGTTCTATGCCGGTCTCTGGGGGGCGGTCATCGCCGGCCTGCTGCTCGTCGTCGGCAGTTTCGCGGGCATTTCCTTCCTCACGCCCGTCGTGCCCGACATGCAGAACACGCTCTATATCGCAGGCGCGGCCGTCGCGGCCACCATCGCCGGCGTGCTCGGGGTCTATGCCTATCGCTCGGCCCCAGCCTCCACCCTCGCCCCGCTGCAATATCTGGAGATCGTCTCGGCGACGATCTTCGGCTGGTGGGTCTTCGGCGATCTGCCGGATCCGCTGAAATGGCTCGGCATCGCCATCATCATCAGCTCGGGCCTCTATGTCATCTGGCGCGAGCGGCAGGTGGGCAAGACGGCGACGATCCAGCCCGAATCCACGCCGATCTGA
- a CDS encoding CaiB/BaiF CoA transferase family protein has translation MMDKSNLPLAGIRVIELARVLAGPWAGQMLADLGADVIKIENPDGGDDTRAWGPPFVMGKDGENLSAAYYHSTNRGKRSIAVDLKTEEGRETVHRLIATADVVIENFKVGGLTKYGLDYKSLAARHPKLVYCSVTGFGQDGPYAARAGYDYIVQGMSGFMSVTGAPDGEPMKAGVAIADIFTGIYAVTAIQAALIHVMKTGKGQHVDMALLDVQSAVMANQNMNFLASGKAPTRLGNAHPNISPYEVVPTSDGHIILAVGNDGQFRKLCGILKLTGVSDDERFATNRARVANREEVRRIVTGATAAITKADLLDACEREGVPAGPINSIAETFDDPQVKARGLRVDLPDAGGNLIPGVRTPIVFSGTPLVYDRPSPRLGEHTDAVMAELETLEAGKKSA, from the coding sequence ATGATGGACAAGTCGAACCTACCGCTCGCCGGTATAAGGGTCATCGAGCTGGCGCGGGTGCTCGCAGGCCCCTGGGCCGGGCAGATGCTGGCGGACCTCGGCGCGGACGTCATCAAGATCGAGAACCCCGATGGCGGCGACGACACGCGCGCCTGGGGGCCTCCCTTCGTCATGGGCAAGGACGGCGAGAACCTTTCCGCCGCCTACTACCACTCCACCAATCGCGGAAAACGCTCCATCGCCGTCGACCTCAAGACGGAGGAAGGGCGCGAGACCGTCCACCGCCTGATCGCGACCGCCGATGTGGTGATCGAGAACTTCAAGGTCGGCGGCCTCACGAAATACGGCCTCGACTACAAGAGCCTTGCGGCGCGGCATCCGAAACTCGTCTATTGCTCCGTCACCGGCTTCGGCCAGGACGGTCCCTATGCGGCCCGCGCTGGCTACGACTATATCGTGCAGGGCATGTCCGGCTTCATGTCCGTGACGGGCGCGCCGGATGGCGAGCCGATGAAGGCGGGCGTCGCGATCGCCGATATCTTCACCGGCATCTATGCCGTCACCGCCATCCAGGCCGCCCTCATCCATGTCATGAAGACCGGCAAGGGCCAGCATGTCGACATGGCGCTGCTCGACGTGCAATCGGCCGTCATGGCGAACCAGAACATGAACTTCCTCGCCTCCGGCAAGGCGCCGACACGGCTCGGCAATGCGCATCCGAACATCTCACCCTACGAGGTCGTGCCGACGTCGGATGGACACATCATCCTTGCCGTCGGCAATGACGGCCAGTTCCGCAAGCTCTGCGGCATCCTGAAACTTACCGGCGTTTCCGACGACGAGCGCTTCGCCACCAACCGCGCCCGCGTCGCCAACCGCGAGGAGGTGCGCCGCATCGTGACGGGCGCGACCGCCGCGATCACCAAGGCGGACCTGCTCGACGCCTGCGAGCGCGAAGGCGTTCCGGCCGGGCCGATCAATTCCATTGCCGAGACTTTCGATGACCCGCAGGTCAAGGCCCGGGGCCTCCGCGTCGACCTGCCGGATGCGGGCGGGAACCTCATTCCCGGCGTGCGCACGCCCATCGTCTTCTCCGGCACGCCCCTTGTCTACGACCGCCCCAGCCCCCGGCTCGGCGAACATACCGACGCCGTGATGGCGGAACTCGAAACCCTCGAAGCAGGAAAGAAAAGCGCATGA
- a CDS encoding thiamine pyrophosphate-binding protein: MKTGGQLIVDALVANGVKRVACVPGESYLAVLDALHDTNVDVLVCRQEGGAAMMADCWGRLTGEPGICMVTRGPGATNASAGLHIARQDSIPMILFIGQVQRDAREREAFQEVEYRRAFTEVAKWVAEIDDARRIPEFITRAFAVATSGRPGPVVLALPEDMLTDEVKAVEARPYMPVEAHPGRKQVEELAGLLEKAERPLVILGGTRWSDESVKGIAAFAERWSLPVSCSFRRQMLFDHQHPNYAGDSGIGINPALGKEIREADLVILLGGRYSEMPSATYSLMQSPYPQQKLVHVYPDPSELGRVYRPDLAICAAPEDFIAALDGLAPKTAPRWAARTAAMHESYLKWSTPPMEGPGAVQMGPIMAWLEENTAEDTIFTNGAGNYATWVHRFHRFRRFGTQAAPTSGSMGYGLPAAVAAKQLHPEREVICFAGDGCFMMHGQEFATAVRYKLPIITVVVNNGIYGTIRMHQEREYPGRVSATDLTNPDFAALAVAYGGHGETVEKTEDFAAAFLRARASGKPAIIEVKLDPEAITPTRTLSDIRSGK; encoded by the coding sequence ATGAAGACCGGCGGCCAGCTCATCGTCGACGCCCTCGTAGCCAACGGCGTCAAGCGCGTCGCCTGCGTGCCGGGCGAAAGCTATCTCGCGGTGCTCGACGCGCTGCACGACACCAATGTCGACGTGCTCGTCTGCCGCCAGGAAGGCGGCGCGGCAATGATGGCGGATTGCTGGGGCCGGCTCACCGGCGAGCCGGGCATCTGCATGGTCACGCGGGGCCCCGGCGCCACCAACGCCTCCGCCGGCCTGCATATCGCACGGCAGGATTCGATCCCGATGATCCTCTTCATCGGCCAGGTGCAGCGCGACGCGCGCGAGCGCGAGGCCTTCCAGGAAGTGGAATACCGCCGCGCCTTCACCGAGGTCGCCAAGTGGGTGGCCGAGATCGACGATGCCCGCCGCATTCCCGAATTCATCACCCGCGCCTTCGCCGTCGCCACCTCCGGCCGGCCCGGCCCGGTCGTGCTGGCGCTGCCGGAAGACATGCTGACGGATGAGGTCAAGGCGGTCGAGGCCAGGCCCTATATGCCGGTGGAGGCCCATCCGGGCCGCAAGCAGGTCGAGGAACTGGCGGGGCTTCTCGAAAAGGCCGAACGTCCGCTCGTCATCCTCGGCGGCACGCGCTGGTCGGACGAGAGCGTGAAGGGCATCGCCGCCTTTGCCGAGCGCTGGTCGCTGCCGGTCTCCTGCTCCTTCCGCCGCCAGATGCTGTTCGATCACCAGCACCCGAACTATGCCGGCGATTCCGGCATCGGCATCAATCCGGCGCTGGGCAAGGAAATCCGCGAAGCCGACCTCGTCATCCTGCTCGGCGGCCGCTATTCCGAAATGCCCTCGGCCACCTATAGCCTGATGCAGAGCCCCTATCCGCAGCAGAAGCTGGTGCATGTCTATCCCGACCCGTCGGAACTCGGCCGCGTCTACCGCCCGGATCTGGCGATCTGCGCCGCGCCGGAAGATTTCATCGCCGCGCTCGACGGCCTCGCGCCGAAGACCGCGCCGCGCTGGGCCGCCCGCACCGCCGCCATGCATGAAAGCTACCTGAAGTGGTCGACGCCGCCCATGGAAGGCCCCGGCGCGGTTCAGATGGGGCCGATCATGGCCTGGCTGGAGGAAAACACGGCCGAGGACACGATCTTCACCAACGGCGCTGGCAACTACGCCACCTGGGTGCATCGCTTCCACCGCTTCCGCCGCTTCGGCACGCAGGCCGCCCCGACCTCCGGCTCCATGGGCTACGGCCTGCCGGCCGCCGTCGCGGCCAAGCAGCTCCATCCCGAGCGCGAGGTCATCTGCTTTGCCGGCGATGGCTGCTTCATGATGCACGGCCAGGAATTCGCAACCGCCGTGCGCTACAAGCTGCCGATCATCACCGTGGTCGTCAACAACGGCATCTACGGCACGATCCGCATGCATCAGGAGCGGGAATATCCCGGCCGCGTCAGCGCCACGGACCTCACCAACCCGGATTTCGCAGCCCTCGCGGTCGCCTATGGCGGCCATGGCGAGACGGTGGAGAAGACGGAAGACTTCGCCGCCGCGTTCCTGCGCGCGCGCGCCAGCGGCAAGCCGGCGATCATCGAGGTAAAGCTCGATCCCGAAGCGATCACGCCCACGCGCACGCTGTCGGATATCCGTAGCGGGAAGTAA
- a CDS encoding TIGR01244 family sulfur transferase, which yields MDIRAINDEYSVSGQITVEDLDTIAALGFKSIVCHRPDHEEAGQPEFSAIAARAKELGVESAHVPVGPMGVTVEAVNGMVDALDELPRPMLGYCRSGMRSTKTYEQTQHIRG from the coding sequence ATGGATATCCGCGCGATCAACGACGAATATTCCGTCTCCGGCCAGATCACCGTCGAGGACCTCGACACGATCGCCGCCCTCGGCTTCAAGTCCATCGTCTGCCACCGTCCGGACCATGAAGAGGCCGGCCAGCCGGAATTCTCGGCCATTGCTGCCCGCGCGAAGGAACTCGGCGTCGAGAGCGCGCATGTGCCGGTCGGCCCGATGGGCGTGACGGTGGAGGCGGTGAACGGCATGGTCGACGCGCTCGACGAACTGCCGCGCCCGATGCTCGGCTATTGCCGTTCGGGCATGCGCTCGACGAAGACCTACGAGCAGACGCAGCACATTCGCGGGTAA
- a CDS encoding DUF4432 family protein, whose translation MPFALAADTPDQSFRLDLTAHSALDVASAVFHGVDIAPGSAIPSDGDPRIDKALPGFLFTCGPDHIRHPVPVEGAADGRRYPLHGSLSSHPARDIAIEEDEGEAICEGRVAVALAHGGTADLARRWRADRRTGHISLDDAVTNTGDRPWPPFAMYHINFGTGLFDENTRLTGAMLPGGSLPWRFDDGDMKIFCVPVTETAEHGWAEIAVGPIAALGGRSVHIRFRTDTLPYLQVWRNQSPGCAVLGIEPVSHRLASREELIASGEAPDFAPGESVGYALAFEVR comes from the coding sequence ATGCCTTTCGCCCTTGCCGCCGACACGCCGGACCAGTCCTTCCGCCTCGACCTGACGGCGCATTCCGCCCTCGATGTCGCAAGCGCCGTCTTCCATGGCGTGGACATCGCGCCCGGATCGGCCATTCCCTCGGACGGCGATCCGCGCATCGACAAGGCGTTGCCGGGCTTTCTCTTCACCTGCGGACCGGATCACATCCGCCATCCCGTGCCGGTGGAAGGCGCGGCCGATGGCCGGCGCTATCCGCTGCACGGTTCGCTCTCTTCCCATCCGGCGCGGGACATCGCCATCGAGGAGGACGAGGGCGAGGCGATCTGCGAGGGGCGCGTCGCCGTTGCGCTCGCCCATGGCGGCACGGCCGATCTTGCCCGCCGCTGGCGTGCCGACCGGCGCACGGGGCACATCTCGCTCGACGACGCCGTCACCAATACGGGCGACAGGCCGTGGCCGCCCTTCGCCATGTACCATATCAATTTCGGTACCGGCCTTTTCGACGAGAACACGCGGTTGACCGGCGCCATGCTGCCCGGCGGCAGCCTGCCTTGGCGCTTCGACGACGGCGACATGAAGATATTCTGCGTCCCGGTGACCGAGACGGCCGAGCATGGCTGGGCGGAGATCGCCGTGGGGCCGATCGCCGCGCTTGGCGGGCGCAGCGTGCATATCCGCTTCCGCACCGACACCTTGCCTTACCTGCAGGTCTGGCGGAACCAGTCGCCCGGCTGCGCGGTGCTCGGCATCGAGCCGGTCTCGCACCGGCTGGCCTCGCGGGAGGAGCTGATTGCCTCCGGCGAAGCGCCGGACTTTGCGCCGGGCGAGAGCGTCGGCTACGCGCTCGCCTTCGAGGTCCGCTAG
- a CDS encoding L,D-transpeptidase family protein: MPAKAQQQQLSRNTILVSPEGDILDYVPDDGSMRWGRDSRGRKVLIDAWGDIVATAVPADRYFGNDGDAAPSRRERYREARGYSETNPDYFPPAPGAEYDDNLTTSSVPEMREALPDDRDRRTPPDTDFGNTQPMPGLSDDPDEALALPAEGTDPNTEFVPGPKFAPAAALGKMSSAEVTALQVFLDREGFSPGVIDGKKGSNVTKAIEAWQNATGETLDPNNADDILERLRLSGGMAFTTYEITAADAAGPYVASIPDDYAHKAALPHLSFTSTEEMLGEKFHMDVAYLKEINPGVDFTIPGTLVKVVDIGEKKTGKVAKILADKGRKQVLAYDANGTLIAAYPASIGSSDTPSPSGTVTVQRIALNPGYTYNPKINFKQGNNDKVLTLQPGPNGPVGTVWIALSKPTYGIHGTPEPSKIGKTQSHGCIRLTNWDATELAKMTSAGVTVEFVD; this comes from the coding sequence CTGCCGGCCAAGGCCCAGCAGCAGCAGCTCTCCCGCAATACGATTCTGGTTTCGCCCGAAGGCGATATCCTCGACTATGTTCCCGACGACGGCAGCATGCGCTGGGGACGCGACAGCCGCGGCCGCAAGGTGCTGATCGACGCCTGGGGCGATATCGTCGCGACCGCCGTGCCGGCCGACCGCTATTTCGGCAATGACGGCGATGCCGCCCCCTCGCGCCGCGAGCGTTACCGCGAAGCCCGCGGCTATTCGGAAACGAACCCGGACTATTTCCCCCCGGCCCCCGGCGCCGAATATGACGACAACCTGACGACCAGCTCCGTGCCGGAAATGCGCGAGGCGCTGCCGGACGACAGGGATCGCCGGACGCCGCCGGATACCGATTTCGGCAATACGCAGCCCATGCCCGGCCTTTCCGATGACCCGGACGAGGCGCTGGCGCTGCCGGCGGAAGGCACCGATCCGAACACCGAATTCGTGCCCGGCCCGAAATTCGCGCCGGCGGCCGCGCTCGGCAAGATGTCGTCCGCCGAGGTCACCGCCCTTCAGGTGTTCCTCGACCGCGAGGGCTTCTCCCCGGGCGTGATCGACGGCAAGAAGGGGTCCAACGTCACCAAGGCCATCGAGGCCTGGCAGAACGCCACCGGCGAGACGCTCGATCCGAACAATGCCGACGATATTCTGGAGCGCCTGCGCCTGTCCGGCGGCATGGCCTTCACCACTTACGAGATCACCGCCGCCGACGCGGCCGGTCCCTATGTGGCGTCGATCCCGGACGACTATGCCCACAAGGCCGCGCTGCCGCATCTCTCCTTCACCTCGACGGAAGAGATGCTGGGCGAGAAGTTCCACATGGACGTCGCCTATCTGAAAGAGATCAATCCGGGCGTCGACTTCACCATTCCCGGCACGCTCGTCAAGGTCGTCGATATCGGTGAGAAGAAGACGGGCAAGGTCGCAAAGATCCTCGCCGACAAGGGGCGCAAGCAGGTGCTCGCCTATGACGCGAACGGCACGCTGATCGCCGCCTATCCGGCGTCCATCGGCTCGTCGGACACGCCCTCGCCCTCCGGCACGGTGACGGTCCAGCGCATCGCGCTCAATCCGGGCTACACCTACAATCCGAAGATCAACTTCAAGCAGGGCAACAACGACAAGGTGCTGACGCTGCAACCCGGCCCGAACGGCCCGGTCGGCACCGTCTGGATCGCGCTCTCCAAGCCGACCTACGGCATCCACGGCACGCCGGAACCGTCCAAGATCGGCAAGACCCAGAGCCACGGCTGCATCCGCCTGACCAACTGGGACGCCACCGAGCTTGCCAAGATGACGAGCGCCGGCGTGACGGTCGAATTCGTCGACTGA
- a CDS encoding globin-coupled sensor protein, translating to MKPAPQTASQNPDIARRLDYLGLDEAALKRLRSLKPFIEKEMGPALDKFYAIVRKSPEVNHLFANDAHMNRAKNAQLGHWANIAAGDFTGDYASKVQTIGHVHARIGLEPRWYIGGYALVVEHLLTEAVKSLWPKGGLFSRPQIGPEEFAARFSSLLKAMFLDMDLSISVYQDTSDVTKQQAVQAQVLAEERKLVSDSFGAALKRISDGDLTARITGALPEAYEALRDDFNHAISTLAQAIGNIGAGAGSIHLSAREIASASDDLAKRTERQAANLEETAAAVEQVTTTVRQTAQSANEANALVMAARDNAQRSGEVVEEAITAMGEIQASSSAIANIIEVIDEIAFQTNLLALNAGIEAARAGEAGRGFAVVASEVRALAQRCADAAKDIQNLIAKSHGQVEDGVRSVGEVAQSLRQIVSQVVEVSAVFNTIRASTAEQATGLQAVNQAVNAMDQITQQNAAMVEQANAASQALTAESASIAAQLSAFRTGGTAQPARNSGYTRAA from the coding sequence ATGAAGCCAGCCCCGCAGACCGCCAGCCAGAATCCCGATATCGCGCGCCGCCTGGACTATCTCGGTCTCGACGAGGCCGCGCTGAAGCGGCTGCGCAGCCTGAAACCCTTTATCGAGAAGGAGATGGGGCCGGCGCTCGATAAGTTCTACGCCATCGTGCGCAAGAGCCCGGAGGTGAACCACCTCTTCGCGAACGACGCGCATATGAACCGCGCCAAGAACGCGCAGCTCGGCCACTGGGCGAACATCGCCGCCGGCGACTTCACGGGCGATTATGCCTCGAAGGTGCAGACGATCGGCCATGTGCATGCCCGTATCGGGCTGGAGCCGCGCTGGTATATCGGCGGCTATGCGCTCGTCGTGGAGCATCTGCTGACGGAAGCGGTAAAATCGCTCTGGCCGAAGGGCGGTCTCTTCTCCCGTCCGCAAATCGGCCCGGAGGAATTCGCGGCGCGTTTCTCCAGCCTGCTCAAGGCGATGTTCCTCGACATGGACCTGTCGATCTCCGTCTACCAGGACACGTCCGACGTCACCAAGCAGCAGGCGGTGCAGGCGCAGGTTCTCGCCGAGGAGCGCAAGCTTGTCAGCGATTCCTTCGGTGCCGCGCTGAAGCGTATCTCGGACGGCGACCTTACGGCGCGCATCACCGGCGCGCTGCCGGAAGCCTACGAGGCGCTGCGCGACGACTTCAACCACGCGATCTCCACGCTGGCGCAGGCCATCGGCAATATCGGCGCCGGCGCGGGGTCGATCCATCTCAGCGCCCGCGAGATCGCCTCGGCTTCCGACGATCTTGCCAAGCGCACGGAGCGGCAGGCGGCCAACCTTGAGGAGACGGCGGCGGCCGTGGAGCAGGTGACGACCACCGTGCGCCAGACCGCGCAGAGCGCCAACGAGGCGAACGCCCTCGTCATGGCCGCGCGCGACAATGCGCAGCGCAGCGGCGAGGTGGTGGAAGAGGCGATCACCGCCATGGGCGAGATTCAGGCCTCCTCGTCGGCCATCGCCAATATCATCGAGGTGATCGACGAGATCGCCTTCCAGACGAACCTTCTGGCGCTGAACGCCGGCATCGAGGCCGCGCGGGCCGGGGAGGCCGGGCGCGGCTTCGCCGTCGTCGCCTCGGAAGTGCGGGCGCTCGCCCAGCGCTGCGCCGATGCCGCCAAGGACATTCAGAACCTCATCGCGAAATCCCATGGGCAGGTCGAGGACGGCGTGCGCTCGGTGGGCGAGGTCGCCCAGTCGCTGCGCCAGATCGTGTCACAGGTCGTGGAGGTGAGCGCGGTGTTCAACACGATTCGCGCCAGCACCGCGGAGCAGGCGACGGGCCTGCAGGCGGTCAACCAGGCGGTCAACGCCATGGACCAGATCACCCAGCAGAATGCCGCGATGGTCGAGCAGGCGAATGCCGCGAGCCAGGCATTGACCGCCGAATCCGCCTCCATCGCCGCCCAGCTCAGCGCCTTCCGCACCGGCGGCACCGCCCAGCCGGCGCGCAATTCCGGTTATACCCGCGCGGCGTAA
- a CDS encoding ParA family protein: MPVITFANAKGGAGKTTAALILATELASQGHRITILDADPQRWISHWHEISGRQRNIAVISEVSMASIQGHIRENRDTTDYFIIDLAGARDALVATAIGLSDHVMIPVQGCAMDARGAAQILELLKQLDEKAGIRIGHSVVLTRMNSMVTTRAMAAIKALLSARGVAVLDTPIGERTAFRDIFDCGGTLYSMDPAKVSNLDKARENARLFAGEVLGLLPSRKRSATGRGLFRTLRQAA, translated from the coding sequence ATGCCAGTCATCACATTCGCCAATGCCAAGGGTGGCGCGGGCAAGACCACCGCGGCCCTCATTCTGGCCACCGAGCTTGCCAGCCAGGGCCATCGCATCACCATCCTCGACGCCGATCCGCAGCGCTGGATCAGCCATTGGCATGAAATTTCCGGCCGCCAGCGCAACATCGCCGTCATCTCGGAAGTCTCCATGGCCTCCATCCAGGGGCATATCCGCGAGAACCGCGATACGACCGACTATTTCATCATCGATCTTGCCGGCGCGCGCGATGCGCTGGTCGCGACGGCCATCGGCCTTTCCGATCATGTGATGATCCCGGTGCAGGGCTGTGCGATGGATGCGCGGGGCGCTGCGCAGATCCTCGAACTGCTCAAGCAGCTCGATGAGAAGGCCGGCATCCGCATCGGCCATTCGGTGGTGCTGACGCGCATGAATTCCATGGTGACGACCCGCGCCATGGCGGCGATCAAGGCGCTGCTTTCGGCGCGCGGCGTTGCGGTGCTGGATACGCCGATCGGCGAACGCACGGCCTTCCGCGATATCTTCGATTGCGGCGGCACGCTCTATTCGATGGACCCGGCCAAGGTGAGCAATCTCGACAAGGCGCGCGAGAATGCGCGCCTCTTCGCCGGGGAGGTACTGGGCCTTCTTCCTTCGCGCAAACGCAGCGCCACCGGGCGCGGCCTGTTCCGCACGCTGCGGCAGGCAGCCTGA